One region of Rubripirellula tenax genomic DNA includes:
- a CDS encoding ABC transporter ATP-binding protein, translating into MALVELRGVSKSFRKGDETITPLDNIDLDIEAGEFVSLMGPSGTGKSTLLNLVSGIDRPDSGTITVDGTEVTKLSRSKLADWRAANLGYIFQTHNLIPVLTAYENVELPTLLLKLSSSQRRQRVELAMEAVGLSDRSDHYPRQLSGGQEQRVGIARAIVAHPKVVVADEPTGSLDTETSEQVQILLQRLNKELDITLLMVTHDTDAARIASRQLVLDRGKFIESQIAVA; encoded by the coding sequence ATGGCATTAGTAGAACTACGTGGCGTTAGCAAGAGCTTCCGCAAAGGCGATGAAACGATCACGCCTTTGGACAACATCGACCTGGATATCGAAGCGGGTGAGTTCGTTTCGTTGATGGGACCAAGTGGCACAGGAAAAAGTACGCTATTGAACCTTGTCAGCGGCATCGACCGACCGGACTCGGGAACCATCACGGTCGACGGCACGGAAGTCACGAAGCTGTCACGCAGCAAACTGGCTGACTGGCGGGCTGCGAATCTCGGCTACATCTTCCAGACGCACAATTTGATACCTGTGCTGACTGCGTACGAGAATGTCGAACTGCCGACGTTGTTGTTGAAGCTGTCATCCTCGCAGCGACGACAACGGGTTGAATTGGCAATGGAGGCAGTCGGCCTGAGCGACCGTTCCGACCACTACCCGCGTCAGTTATCTGGTGGGCAGGAACAGCGAGTTGGGATCGCGCGGGCAATCGTTGCTCATCCCAAAGTCGTCGTTGCCGATGAGCCAACGGGTAGTTTGGACACGGAAACGAGCGAGCAAGTGCAAATCTTGCTGCAAAGACTGAACAAGGAACTCGACATCACATTGTTGATGGTCACGCACGACACGGACGCCGCGAGAATCGCGTCGCGGCAGTTAGTGCTCGATCGCGGGAAGTTCATCGAATCACAAATAGCCGTCGCGTAA
- a CDS encoding ABC transporter permease, which produces MFTYVLKTLWRHRTRTLLTVTGAAVAMFVFCFVGSVQEGLLRLTTGSDADRSLIVFQENRFCPTSSRLPEDYSRKIKEVPGVRDVMPIQVWTNNCRASLDIVVFNGADPEQIQKTRPIKLTSGNWQQFASQRDAAIVGRNVAQRRGLKAGDQFSIGDLSVKIAGVFESTVPSEENLIYTSLAFLQYTRGLDAAGLVTQHEVMLTDDADPDRVATKIDAKLRAGSVATKTRRKGAFQASTLSDLVDLIGFAHWLGYACVGLVLSLVATTTVMSVQDRIKEYAVLQTIGVRPMRTMRLVLAESTILCLVGGIAGTTLALAALGIGGFAIGAEGATIAFRPSLGLAISGTVVSLIVGIAAGLAPALQAATVPIVNALREA; this is translated from the coding sequence ATGTTCACCTACGTCCTGAAAACACTCTGGCGTCACCGCACGCGAACGCTGCTGACCGTTACCGGCGCGGCGGTGGCGATGTTTGTATTTTGCTTCGTTGGTTCGGTGCAAGAAGGTTTGCTTCGGCTGACGACGGGGTCGGACGCCGACCGAAGTCTGATTGTGTTTCAAGAGAATCGCTTTTGTCCGACAAGCAGTCGATTGCCGGAAGACTACTCGCGAAAGATCAAAGAGGTGCCGGGTGTTCGTGATGTGATGCCCATTCAGGTCTGGACGAATAACTGTCGTGCGAGTTTGGACATCGTCGTATTCAATGGTGCCGACCCAGAACAGATTCAAAAGACACGACCTATCAAGCTGACGAGCGGCAATTGGCAGCAGTTCGCATCACAACGTGACGCCGCTATCGTTGGTAGGAATGTCGCTCAACGTCGTGGCCTCAAGGCGGGCGACCAGTTTTCTATTGGTGACCTGTCTGTGAAGATCGCGGGTGTGTTTGAGTCGACGGTTCCATCGGAAGAGAACTTGATTTACACAAGCCTTGCATTTCTGCAATACACTCGCGGGCTTGATGCTGCCGGTTTGGTGACGCAGCACGAAGTCATGCTTACCGACGATGCCGATCCTGATCGCGTTGCTACGAAGATCGACGCGAAGCTGCGGGCTGGTTCTGTCGCAACGAAGACCCGACGCAAGGGAGCGTTTCAAGCCAGTACGCTCTCCGACCTCGTCGACTTGATCGGCTTCGCCCACTGGCTCGGGTACGCCTGTGTCGGACTGGTGTTGTCGCTCGTCGCAACGACCACCGTCATGAGCGTTCAAGATCGGATCAAAGAGTACGCCGTGCTGCAAACGATCGGCGTCCGTCCGATGCGAACGATGCGTTTAGTCTTAGCCGAAAGCACGATCCTGTGTCTGGTCGGCGGCATCGCCGGAACCACGCTGGCACTTGCTGCCCTCGGCATTGGCGGATTCGCGATCGGCGCGGAAGGTGCCACAATCGCCTTTCGTCCTTCCCTTGGATTGGCGATCAGCGGAACCGTCGTATCGCTGATTGTGGGCATTGCTGCGGGATTGGCCCCAGCCCTTCAAGCCGCGACTGTTCCGATCGTGAATGCACTTCGGGAGGCATGA
- a CDS encoding cation diffusion facilitator family transporter, whose product MTDCGCELEAEGDAQRRTLRVVLAINAAMFIVEIIAGVLASSTGLIADSLDMLADASVYAISLYAVGRAANIRRNAATASGVLQLALGFGVLIEAVRRFIGGGEPIGVAMMAMGLIALIANSFCLWLIAKHKGGDVNFRASYIFSANDVIANIGVIVSGLIVKLSGSQIPDLVIGILIASVVVRGGVKILRMAGSGEEAS is encoded by the coding sequence ATGACTGACTGCGGATGCGAATTGGAAGCAGAAGGCGACGCACAGCGAAGGACGCTGCGCGTGGTGCTGGCAATCAACGCTGCAATGTTTATCGTCGAGATAATCGCTGGCGTGCTTGCCAGTTCGACGGGCCTGATCGCGGACTCACTCGACATGCTGGCCGACGCCAGCGTCTACGCAATCAGCCTGTACGCCGTTGGTCGTGCCGCCAACATCCGCCGCAATGCCGCAACTGCCAGCGGCGTGTTGCAACTGGCTCTCGGCTTCGGTGTATTGATCGAAGCGGTTCGCCGCTTCATCGGTGGCGGGGAACCGATCGGCGTTGCGATGATGGCGATGGGCTTGATTGCTTTGATCGCCAATTCCTTTTGCCTGTGGCTGATCGCCAAGCACAAAGGCGGTGATGTCAACTTTCGAGCGTCCTACATTTTCTCAGCCAACGACGTGATCGCCAACATTGGTGTCATCGTCTCGGGCCTGATCGTTAAACTCTCTGGCTCGCAAATTCCCGACCTGGTCATCGGAATCCTGATCGCCAGCGTCGTTGTGCGAGGTGGCGTCAAGATTCTCAGGATGGCCGGTTCCGGCGAGGAAGCGAGTTAA
- a CDS encoding TolC family protein: MIATQPTSNRTRQSRRRRLRAALSMTLMLGSAMSFTAGCQSVGNHVATSAHNPTMLQSSEANVASTPATAIVAAPVITVAYNDKSDDDKPVATEEDDSDKESAGSLRDIMALDLPEQSLSEVAVVPFSTGNEYYLSEQPAGLTLEAIESMALANNPTIAELVATTQKAAGFKCQVGLRANPVLGYSAVQLADQGTDQHSVFISQTIITGDKLALNRAVLNEALRAQLMQLEAQKYRIATDIRITFYDALAAQQRVNLIRDFQSVADKGVDIAEQLKEAQEGSQLEIVQAKVQKNEIDLALRQAQIRFDAAWREMAALAGNPDMMPVALLGALPNADSALDWPSVAATMIASSPEVQAAQARINQARANLCRQQAQPIPNLDLQLASGYDNGTDNGMINFQVGAPIPVFNKNQGNISAARAEYVRASRELERIQNSIKARLAQVSRDYDSSMVAVEQYSKDILPNSEDGLKLAELAYKAGETSFVQVLVARRTYFDTNLQYIVSQQQLAQARARVDGFVLTGALDAVVDNSGDDSLRGLTFSQQ, translated from the coding sequence GTGATCGCAACACAACCGACCAGCAATCGTACTCGTCAATCGCGGCGTCGGCGGTTGCGTGCGGCTTTGAGTATGACATTGATGCTGGGTTCAGCGATGAGTTTCACGGCGGGTTGCCAGAGTGTTGGCAATCACGTTGCGACATCAGCTCACAATCCCACAATGCTTCAATCGAGCGAAGCGAACGTCGCCTCAACACCGGCGACGGCCATCGTTGCGGCACCCGTGATCACGGTCGCATACAACGACAAGTCGGATGACGACAAACCCGTTGCAACGGAAGAGGACGATTCCGATAAGGAGTCCGCCGGTTCCTTGCGAGACATCATGGCGCTGGATTTGCCCGAACAGTCGCTCAGCGAAGTCGCCGTTGTGCCATTCTCAACCGGCAATGAGTACTACCTCAGCGAACAGCCCGCCGGATTGACGCTCGAAGCGATCGAGTCGATGGCTTTGGCGAACAATCCGACCATCGCTGAATTGGTCGCGACAACGCAAAAAGCCGCGGGTTTCAAATGCCAAGTCGGGCTGCGTGCCAACCCTGTACTCGGCTACAGCGCTGTCCAACTCGCCGACCAAGGTACCGATCAGCACTCGGTGTTCATCTCGCAAACAATCATCACTGGCGACAAACTTGCGCTCAATCGCGCCGTGCTCAATGAAGCCTTGCGTGCGCAGCTGATGCAGCTGGAAGCTCAGAAATACCGTATCGCGACTGACATTCGCATCACGTTCTACGATGCCTTGGCGGCACAGCAACGAGTGAATTTGATCCGCGATTTCCAATCGGTCGCTGACAAGGGAGTCGATATAGCCGAGCAACTCAAAGAGGCACAGGAAGGCTCGCAGCTGGAAATCGTTCAAGCAAAGGTTCAAAAGAACGAGATCGACTTGGCTCTCCGGCAAGCCCAGATTCGCTTCGACGCCGCTTGGCGAGAGATGGCCGCATTGGCCGGCAATCCCGACATGATGCCCGTGGCACTACTAGGCGCACTGCCCAACGCGGATTCCGCCTTGGACTGGCCCAGCGTTGCGGCCACGATGATCGCATCGAGCCCCGAAGTGCAGGCCGCGCAGGCCCGAATCAATCAAGCCAGAGCCAACCTTTGCCGCCAACAGGCTCAGCCGATTCCGAACCTAGATTTGCAACTTGCCTCTGGGTATGACAACGGCACGGACAACGGCATGATCAACTTTCAAGTCGGAGCACCGATTCCGGTCTTCAACAAGAACCAAGGCAACATCTCGGCGGCCCGTGCTGAGTATGTGCGTGCGTCACGCGAACTCGAACGAATCCAAAACTCTATCAAGGCACGCTTGGCTCAGGTTTCGCGAGACTACGATTCTTCAATGGTTGCAGTTGAACAGTATTCCAAAGACATCCTGCCCAACTCAGAAGACGGTTTGAAGCTCGCTGAGCTTGCCTACAAAGCTGGCGAGACGAGCTTTGTGCAAGTCCTAGTCGCCCGCCGAACTTATTTCGACACGAACTTGCAGTACATCGTTTCGCAGCAGCAACTGGCTCAAGCCCGCGCCCGCGTCGATGGATTCGTCCTGACGGGAGCATTGGATGCGGTCGTTGATAACAGTGGCGACGATAGCCTGCGTGGTCTGACGTTCAGCCAACAGTAA
- a CDS encoding caspase family protein, with protein MKKIFPTIISRSLRCVSGGVGFPTVALTFAIAVLFIAISLLSRSQTLADDDLGFGKKDLRGGENWAILIGVNYTSRQEELRDGDDLLSRDALPALSNAANDALAIADILTNYYDYDKSHVIVLTDDKGTDSERLPTKSNIARELLRVSKEADEDDTVFFFFAGHGIKLGSQSTSGNNVAMLAMDVELQNGEPIGNLFGLPFGLIDDLGRIKAKQKLLVLDCCHSGEIFNQHRASTAFQPPSDGRGRSDESLLNAPAFQAMASCRASQLASDGRDGNSKFTSAFLHGLRRIPAQNQKQPVTAHAILQHLEGYFDPSQRPDCRNLVEQTGDAGEFSFKPNTKADFKKFLVEELEEAYLRSMVVSRQGSWWFQECPWFIPSIRAEMVQIYDSHRVVARGNEVADLLDAESLRLAADSALRQLKEGESEVARLRRKHGTLLLDADNGKKLREALAEIESDLEPLLPKSNAIEASRGVSPKVAPANSMDKDLQAADVHLLAVVKHSLSKTEADSVYKQALRMYAHEMRATQVPQNNDMAEDDEKVFNYSLQILQALCRVDYAEFLQRELKQHKLAAEQYQQARREIEQLTFDGKQKGYADFFMAFTLCSEADAWIGINRWKQADSLLDEAKELAKPKPDGLTSPVAGHFLEAHIYRRNAWCKMMQWKIEDAVCSFHKSNQILLNRMSRVNGDDTDTLSSSEEMVCVDASVANQVAFDESRDYSSKVAYLHNLHGIAMGMRFQGETALAAAEYRKLTDRVESAFGQFRSDSADAAIEDQFIGRTINTQERLGDCNLFGDPEVRDLKEALDDYRRAMTRVHLLRDSARDQTTAVLLYKQALALSLPSTFTDHELANQMCEVADKIYLPQKDKAGGLLDAVGTLTTLCVRACEQTAKKGTTNGSELTDQNNLRECILAYRDKVGTTPHRDQLELCLFASDILLKHAGSRNKYQTLADADLLLSFCRVALDSYQATSNDEPEQEFQVSDAVKYLRPYFDTAMNAKMSLGDAQVKEMLQIQAEATLGKLDIKGNEVRPILAVYTLDGKPYLLVDIPRGISRCVSLAESYYNVEMVREACYSTTKLPLPDDVYDAMSGWLKQNPSASLTSSVDCRWRDSVRGFDARHAMTRTFVDSTTGKETTAVETASQATTFPFALQRP; from the coding sequence ATGAAGAAGATTTTCCCAACAATCATTTCTCGGAGCCTTCGTTGCGTCTCGGGCGGTGTAGGTTTTCCGACCGTTGCGTTAACGTTTGCGATCGCTGTCCTGTTCATTGCAATCTCGCTTCTGTCTCGGAGCCAAACCTTAGCTGACGATGATCTTGGCTTTGGCAAGAAAGATCTGCGTGGCGGCGAGAATTGGGCCATCCTGATCGGCGTGAACTACACCAGTCGTCAAGAAGAACTGCGTGACGGCGATGATCTTCTTAGCCGTGACGCCCTGCCCGCTTTGTCCAACGCTGCCAACGATGCGTTGGCAATTGCCGATATCCTGACCAATTATTACGACTACGACAAAAGTCACGTCATCGTCTTGACGGACGACAAAGGGACCGACTCTGAGCGGTTGCCTACGAAATCGAACATTGCACGCGAGTTGTTGCGGGTCAGCAAGGAAGCGGACGAGGACGATACCGTCTTCTTCTTCTTTGCAGGTCACGGAATCAAGCTTGGATCACAATCCACAAGCGGAAACAATGTTGCGATGCTTGCGATGGATGTTGAACTTCAAAATGGCGAACCGATCGGTAACCTTTTTGGTTTGCCGTTCGGCTTGATTGACGACCTCGGGCGGATCAAGGCTAAGCAGAAACTGTTAGTACTCGACTGTTGCCACTCGGGAGAAATTTTTAATCAACATCGTGCCTCCACCGCCTTCCAGCCACCGAGCGATGGCAGAGGGCGTAGTGACGAAAGTCTGCTCAATGCTCCCGCGTTTCAAGCGATGGCGTCTTGTCGCGCCAGTCAGCTTGCGTCCGACGGTCGCGACGGCAACTCGAAGTTTACATCGGCGTTTTTGCATGGGTTGCGACGCATTCCAGCACAGAATCAAAAGCAGCCAGTGACGGCTCATGCGATTTTGCAGCATCTGGAAGGCTACTTTGATCCCAGCCAACGCCCCGATTGTCGCAACTTGGTCGAGCAGACTGGTGATGCGGGTGAGTTCTCGTTCAAACCGAACACGAAAGCAGACTTCAAAAAGTTTCTTGTTGAAGAGTTGGAAGAGGCGTACTTGCGCAGCATGGTGGTCAGCCGCCAGGGCAGTTGGTGGTTTCAAGAATGTCCATGGTTTATCCCAAGCATTCGGGCCGAAATGGTTCAAATCTATGACAGTCACCGAGTCGTTGCACGTGGCAATGAGGTCGCCGATCTCTTGGATGCCGAGAGCCTGCGATTGGCTGCGGATTCTGCGCTGCGTCAACTGAAAGAGGGCGAAAGCGAGGTCGCAAGACTACGTCGCAAACACGGTACGCTGTTGCTTGACGCGGACAATGGGAAAAAGCTGCGGGAAGCACTAGCAGAGATTGAATCCGACCTTGAACCATTGTTACCCAAAAGCAATGCGATCGAAGCCTCACGCGGTGTCTCTCCGAAAGTCGCTCCCGCCAACAGCATGGACAAGGACTTGCAAGCTGCTGACGTTCATCTGCTAGCTGTTGTTAAACACTCACTCAGCAAAACTGAGGCAGATAGCGTCTACAAACAGGCACTCCGAATGTATGCGCACGAGATGCGTGCAACGCAAGTGCCGCAGAATAATGACATGGCTGAAGATGACGAGAAGGTGTTCAATTACTCGCTACAGATCCTCCAAGCCCTGTGCCGTGTTGACTATGCCGAGTTTCTGCAACGCGAGCTGAAACAGCACAAACTCGCAGCGGAACAGTACCAGCAAGCTCGTCGCGAAATCGAACAACTCACGTTCGATGGCAAGCAGAAAGGCTACGCTGATTTCTTCATGGCATTCACTCTATGCAGTGAAGCGGACGCATGGATCGGTATCAATCGCTGGAAACAAGCTGATTCTTTACTCGATGAAGCAAAAGAGCTAGCGAAGCCAAAGCCAGACGGCCTCACGTCTCCAGTTGCGGGCCATTTCCTCGAAGCCCATATCTACCGGAGGAATGCCTGGTGCAAGATGATGCAATGGAAGATCGAAGATGCTGTGTGTTCTTTCCACAAGTCCAACCAGATTCTCTTGAATCGAATGAGCCGCGTTAACGGTGATGACACCGACACGCTTTCATCCAGCGAAGAAATGGTCTGTGTCGATGCGTCGGTCGCTAACCAAGTTGCGTTTGACGAGTCGCGAGACTATTCATCCAAGGTCGCCTATCTGCACAACTTGCATGGAATCGCGATGGGAATGCGTTTTCAAGGCGAAACGGCACTGGCAGCCGCCGAGTATCGAAAACTCACCGACCGCGTTGAATCTGCGTTCGGTCAGTTTCGCAGTGACTCCGCTGACGCAGCAATCGAAGATCAGTTCATCGGTCGGACTATCAATACGCAAGAGCGACTTGGCGACTGCAACCTATTTGGCGATCCAGAGGTGCGAGACTTAAAGGAAGCTCTTGATGACTATCGCCGCGCCATGACGCGTGTGCATTTGCTACGTGATTCGGCTCGCGATCAAACCACTGCCGTGTTGTTGTACAAACAAGCGTTGGCGTTAAGTCTCCCGTCGACGTTCACTGACCACGAACTCGCGAATCAGATGTGTGAAGTTGCCGACAAAATCTATTTGCCTCAGAAGGACAAAGCAGGCGGTTTACTGGATGCCGTCGGAACCCTGACAACATTGTGCGTCCGAGCATGCGAACAAACCGCGAAAAAAGGGACGACGAACGGAAGTGAACTGACGGACCAGAACAACCTGCGTGAGTGTATCCTCGCATACCGCGATAAAGTCGGCACCACACCGCATCGGGATCAGCTTGAACTTTGTCTCTTCGCATCGGACATCTTGCTAAAACACGCTGGCAGTCGCAACAAATACCAAACACTCGCGGATGCTGACTTACTACTGAGCTTTTGCAGGGTTGCGTTGGACTCTTATCAAGCAACAAGCAACGACGAACCTGAGCAAGAGTTCCAGGTATCCGATGCCGTCAAGTATTTGAGGCCGTACTTCGATACAGCGATGAATGCGAAGATGAGTCTAGGCGACGCACAGGTCAAAGAGATGTTGCAGATCCAGGCCGAGGCGACGCTCGGCAAGCTGGATATCAAAGGTAATGAAGTAAGGCCGATTCTGGCGGTCTATACCCTCGATGGCAAACCCTACCTATTGGTCGACATTCCGCGTGGCATCAGCCGCTGCGTTTCGTTAGCAGAATCGTACTATAACGTCGAAATGGTCCGCGAAGCATGTTACTCCACTACGAAACTGCCGCTGCCGGACGACGTCTACGATGCGATGTCCGGTTGGCTGAAACAGAACCCTTCTGCTTCGCTCACTTCGTCTGTTGACTGCCGCTGGCGTGATTCTGTGCGTGGTTTCGATGCGCGCCATGCGATGACACGAACTTTTGTCGACTCAACCACTGGCAAAGAAACGACTGCCGTCGAAACGGCGTCTCAAGCCACTACTTTTCCGTTTGCGCTTCAACGTCCGTAG
- a CDS encoding caspase family protein has protein sequence MFRFVLFPLIAWIVLSQHQAYAARHALLIGCSDYKTQSDLHGCGVDVALLKERLATPRFGFRPDDLTVLSDADTTTKPPTYSNIHAAFETVVAADWAADEAPDMLLIYMSGHGGQRRSDTEKDGTDEFFMPIDETEVILDDQIGVWLAALNQKGIRTWIVFDSCFSGTMTRGGDPNETVRGLASPELDAIRLAAPKSNDDVGWELPKDGSSNCVAFYACQAYERAIEDKSLDKSAGKPVPHGLFTYCLLQCLDQQSVDDNASLSYEDLRRGIIERYRALGRTWPTPFCEGDLDQEVLGFEKWPRANPMYLQNDGDTASIIGGQMAGLTMNAIVAIFAPQDRKQITPIGYVQVTNLSATTAEINSVAYGDFSEPVPIDDLPKNSTCQVVSQELGELRIALTISASEVDAAQSLEMTIREKAADPLSIFRVVETKGTQGWTLLVSETDRLLVPNEVALTLGDDWPTAAQLQRVPHVRYLSSLANSGLVDAVERDLRRVYNCENLQRLAAAYGPNAAATHDIKLKMTKVTGDLTTDVVKAGDVLRIEVVNEGAYDAAFAVFFVSSRFQIASQASDFIKPAQSLFRPTTIALFEMTINEKMWGQNGLVLVGIPQEGRVKHQLNYVGIEQTKLGDVVAKKRGFVAKTPFEKQLYDATFGNQKFRTGGTTQQPQMSMVSWVVSE, from the coding sequence ATGTTTCGATTTGTTCTTTTTCCACTGATCGCGTGGATTGTTCTTTCTCAACATCAAGCCTATGCCGCGCGTCATGCACTCTTGATTGGATGCTCCGACTATAAAACGCAGAGTGATCTGCACGGTTGCGGTGTCGATGTTGCCTTACTGAAAGAGCGATTGGCAACGCCTCGATTTGGTTTCAGACCAGACGATCTGACGGTCTTGAGTGACGCTGACACCACGACAAAACCTCCCACCTACAGCAATATCCATGCGGCCTTCGAGACCGTTGTCGCAGCGGATTGGGCGGCGGACGAAGCTCCCGACATGCTGTTGATTTACATGTCCGGTCACGGCGGGCAACGTAGAAGCGATACGGAGAAAGATGGCACGGACGAGTTTTTCATGCCGATCGACGAAACCGAAGTCATCTTGGACGACCAAATCGGCGTTTGGTTGGCAGCACTCAATCAAAAAGGGATTCGCACCTGGATCGTATTCGACAGTTGTTTCTCTGGAACAATGACGCGAGGCGGCGATCCTAATGAAACGGTTCGTGGACTGGCTTCGCCCGAGCTTGATGCGATACGTCTTGCCGCACCCAAGAGCAACGACGATGTTGGGTGGGAGTTGCCCAAAGACGGATCATCGAACTGCGTTGCGTTCTACGCTTGCCAAGCCTACGAACGGGCAATCGAAGACAAATCGCTCGATAAGTCAGCAGGCAAGCCCGTGCCGCATGGATTGTTTACGTATTGCTTGTTGCAGTGTTTGGACCAGCAGTCCGTTGACGACAATGCAAGCTTGTCCTACGAAGATCTGCGACGTGGAATTATCGAAAGATACCGTGCTCTCGGACGTACTTGGCCGACTCCTTTTTGTGAAGGTGACTTGGATCAGGAAGTACTCGGCTTTGAGAAGTGGCCACGGGCGAATCCGATGTACCTGCAAAACGATGGAGACACGGCGTCAATCATCGGTGGCCAGATGGCCGGACTGACCATGAACGCGATCGTAGCCATCTTTGCTCCGCAGGATCGCAAGCAAATAACGCCAATCGGTTACGTGCAGGTAACGAATCTATCCGCGACGACTGCCGAGATTAACAGTGTTGCTTACGGCGATTTTTCAGAACCTGTTCCGATCGACGACCTACCTAAGAACTCAACATGCCAAGTCGTCAGCCAAGAGCTTGGCGAACTGCGTATTGCTTTGACTATCTCAGCGAGCGAAGTCGATGCGGCGCAATCGCTTGAGATGACGATTCGAGAAAAGGCAGCCGATCCACTCAGTATTTTCCGTGTCGTTGAAACAAAAGGCACCCAAGGATGGACGCTCTTGGTGTCTGAGACAGATCGTCTTTTAGTGCCCAATGAAGTCGCCTTGACGCTTGGCGACGACTGGCCGACCGCAGCACAACTTCAACGCGTCCCGCATGTCCGCTACCTATCTTCACTAGCCAACAGCGGACTTGTCGATGCAGTCGAGCGTGATCTTCGCCGAGTGTACAACTGCGAGAACCTTCAACGACTCGCGGCAGCGTATGGACCCAACGCAGCCGCAACGCACGACATCAAGCTGAAGATGACCAAAGTGACTGGTGATCTCACCACAGATGTGGTCAAGGCAGGCGACGTGTTGCGAATCGAAGTTGTTAACGAAGGTGCCTACGATGCTGCCTTCGCGGTGTTCTTTGTCAGCTCACGCTTTCAAATTGCTAGTCAAGCGTCGGACTTTATAAAGCCAGCGCAAAGTCTATTTCGTCCGACAACGATCGCGTTGTTTGAAATGACCATCAATGAGAAGATGTGGGGGCAAAACGGCTTAGTCTTGGTCGGCATTCCGCAGGAAGGTAGGGTGAAGCATCAATTGAACTACGTTGGAATCGAACAAACAAAACTTGGCGATGTCGTCGCGAAGAAGCGAGGTTTTGTCGCGAAGACGCCGTTTGAAAAGCAGCTTTATGATGCCACGTTCGGCAACCAGAAATTTCGCACCGGGGGCACAACGCAGCAGCCTCAAATGTCAATGGTTTCCTGGGTCGTCTCGGAATAG
- a CDS encoding RNA polymerase sigma factor, translated as MTHLHGTHVDATSTPPTKSLSDLLVALAQHNPDAPSRVLEMYGDEIHRFIRFRMRDSVLRRLHDSIDVEQSVFRRFFQRASSNELRLANEDELRAYLFTLAKNRVRELKRSLSAAKRKAHFVEEDSTFQLGQIGGNATNPDSAIAEAELMTEVRSLVGTDDWTAVVERLDGRTWKEVAEDQGVMPDTLRKRIQTALNQVKNRLMGNDTT; from the coding sequence ATGACTCACTTGCACGGCACGCATGTAGACGCCACCTCAACGCCGCCGACGAAAAGCCTTTCAGACTTGCTCGTCGCGTTGGCCCAGCATAATCCGGACGCTCCGAGTCGCGTGCTGGAAATGTACGGAGACGAGATTCATCGCTTTATTCGTTTCCGAATGCGAGATTCCGTTCTTCGGAGGCTGCATGATTCCATTGATGTAGAGCAATCGGTCTTTCGTCGTTTCTTTCAGAGGGCGTCGAGCAACGAATTGCGGCTTGCCAATGAAGATGAGTTGCGGGCGTACTTGTTCACGCTCGCTAAAAATCGTGTTCGCGAATTGAAGCGATCACTGTCCGCAGCGAAACGAAAAGCCCATTTCGTTGAAGAAGATTCCACGTTTCAACTTGGCCAGATCGGCGGCAATGCGACGAATCCTGACAGTGCGATCGCGGAGGCGGAGTTGATGACTGAAGTGCGTTCGCTCGTCGGCACGGACGACTGGACAGCGGTGGTAGAACGGCTCGACGGTCGAACGTGGAAAGAAGTCGCTGAAGATCAAGGTGTGATGCCAGACACGCTTCGCAAGAGAATTCAAACCGCTCTGAACCAAGTAAAGAATCGCCTGATGGGCAACGACACAACATGA